The Micromonospora sp. WMMD961 genome has a segment encoding these proteins:
- a CDS encoding STAS domain-containing protein, translated as MTGPLATTPCTLPLVEVCITEFDLACLSATGAVFDRLLALHPAQVVVDLSGCRHIDAAAIGLLLDVHRRLARADGVLSVRNPNPRIRRILHTARLDQILPVVESASSSPPGTPTGPEPASTPPALVAHGRASVRAPH; from the coding sequence GTGACAGGACCGCTGGCAACCACGCCGTGCACGCTGCCGCTGGTCGAGGTGTGCATCACCGAGTTCGACCTGGCCTGCCTGTCGGCAACCGGAGCAGTGTTCGACCGACTGTTGGCCCTGCATCCCGCACAGGTGGTGGTCGACCTGTCCGGATGCCGGCACATCGATGCCGCCGCGATCGGTCTGCTGCTCGATGTGCACCGGCGGCTGGCCCGCGCCGACGGGGTCCTCAGCGTCCGCAACCCGAACCCGCGCATCCGACGCATCCTGCACACCGCCCGTCTGGACCAGATTCTGCCGGTCGTCGAATCTGCCTCGTCGTCGCCGCCCGGCACGCCGACGGGACCGGAACCCGCCTCCACACCGCCGGCGTTGGTCGCTCATGGCCGCGCCTCGGTAAGAGCCCCGCACTGA
- a CDS encoding STAS domain-containing protein: MTVVPDDHLMTLICDTCGDTVKATACVLPDAEVVWTLVSEQGWSGSPFATGPHRCPHCSLLPLSDGGQAACGEHGPGGILGIDHLDDVTVVAAAGDVDLDSGDTLRTALRHAADMGGHVVVDLSRVHLIDSTGLGHLVRAHRDARDRGATLCLAAPSRFIRTVLHTMRLDGAFPIFDSREDALAQLSKAPALERPTAAAATATRS; encoded by the coding sequence ATGACCGTTGTCCCAGACGACCACCTGATGACCCTCATCTGCGACACCTGTGGCGACACCGTCAAGGCCACCGCGTGTGTGCTCCCCGACGCGGAGGTCGTCTGGACCCTGGTGTCCGAGCAGGGCTGGAGCGGTTCTCCGTTCGCCACCGGCCCGCACCGCTGCCCGCACTGCAGCCTGCTTCCGCTCTCTGACGGGGGCCAGGCGGCGTGCGGCGAACACGGTCCTGGTGGCATCCTCGGCATCGACCATCTCGACGACGTGACCGTTGTCGCCGCCGCCGGTGACGTCGATCTGGACAGCGGGGACACCCTGCGCACCGCGCTGCGCCACGCAGCCGACATGGGCGGGCACGTCGTGGTTGATCTGAGCCGAGTACACCTCATCGACTCCACCGGCCTCGGTCACCTCGTCCGTGCCCACCGCGACGCCCGAGATCGTGGGGCGACACTCTGCCTGGCCGCGCCGTCGCGGTTCATCCGCACCGTCCTGCACACCATGCGCCTGGACGGAGCCTTCCCCATCTTCGACAGCCGCGAAGACGCCCTCGCCCAACTGTCCAAGGCGCCGGCGTTGGAGCGGCCAACCGCAGCCGCCGCGACGGCCACTCGTTCCTGA
- a CDS encoding GlsB/YeaQ/YmgE family stress response membrane protein produces the protein MSIAGLVTALLVGVAMGLLGRLVVPGRQEAPIWLTVSVGVVAALAGTIVARLAGVETGALNLLTLVIQVGLAGSGVVLVVATAGPDPSDSP, from the coding sequence ATGAGCATCGCTGGTCTCGTCACCGCGCTCCTCGTGGGCGTAGCGATGGGCCTGCTCGGCAGGCTCGTCGTCCCAGGACGCCAGGAGGCCCCGATCTGGCTGACCGTGTCGGTCGGGGTGGTCGCCGCGCTGGCGGGCACCATCGTCGCCCGTCTCGCGGGCGTCGAGACCGGCGCCCTCAACCTCTTGACCCTGGTCATCCAGGTCGGCCTCGCCGGCAGCGGCGTCGTACTCGTCGTGGCCACCGCCGGGCCCGACCCATCCGACTCACCCTGA
- a CDS encoding BON domain-containing protein, whose product MPWPLPDENWFADTSHQPEPDQEDLRLEALVAQRLSIDWTTRRQQITVSVQNRVVILAGVVSDANARQVAADLAYDVPGVFDICNTLRLVGQRRGHR is encoded by the coding sequence CTGCCATGGCCACTACCCGATGAGAACTGGTTCGCCGACACCTCGCACCAGCCCGAGCCGGACCAGGAGGACCTGAGACTCGAGGCGCTGGTCGCGCAGCGGTTGAGCATCGACTGGACCACGCGGCGCCAGCAGATCACCGTCTCCGTGCAGAACCGGGTCGTCATCCTCGCCGGCGTGGTGAGTGACGCGAACGCCCGGCAGGTCGCGGCGGACCTCGCCTACGACGTGCCGGGCGTCTTCGACATCTGCAACACACTGCGGCTCGTTGGCCAACGGCGTGGCCACCGGTGA
- a CDS encoding helix-turn-helix domain-containing protein, with amino-acid sequence MSDDTALAADCKNLLSIPADARLRAAGDLGARAADEGLELRDLVAGLLDATTAHWSATPVEPADTAVAVHARAETLLDTARVLLTAALDGYTRQNRAELDRRDNERAVFVNDLLTGRADPGDLAERAHRYGIRLSATHTVLIARAAGLTPGVTHRIDAALASRFGEGNTLTTLRDGDVVCISAGGLRGIAAELAHLLLTELGAGNWQIAVGRTQPGVHGLATSLDEARHTLDYAIRLGFTTPVLNAADLLVFPVLLRDRDAITDLVTTVLGPLTTARGGAEPYLETLTVLFDNQGNHTATARQMHLSVRAITYRLDRIRELTGYHPGEPTQRFTLQTAVLGARLLAWPP; translated from the coding sequence ATGAGCGACGACACCGCGCTGGCCGCGGACTGCAAGAATCTGCTGTCCATCCCGGCCGACGCCCGGCTCCGGGCAGCGGGCGACCTGGGTGCCCGCGCAGCGGACGAAGGGCTGGAGTTGCGCGATCTTGTCGCCGGTCTGCTGGATGCCACCACCGCCCACTGGAGTGCGACCCCGGTCGAGCCGGCCGACACCGCAGTCGCCGTGCACGCACGCGCGGAGACGCTGCTGGACACCGCCCGCGTCCTCCTCACCGCCGCCCTCGACGGTTACACCCGGCAGAACCGCGCCGAACTGGATCGCCGCGACAACGAACGGGCCGTGTTCGTCAACGACCTGCTCACCGGCCGGGCCGATCCCGGTGACCTGGCCGAGCGCGCGCACCGATACGGCATCCGCCTGTCGGCCACCCACACCGTCCTGATCGCCCGTGCGGCCGGCTTGACTCCCGGCGTCACGCACCGCATCGATGCCGCGCTGGCCTCCAGGTTCGGCGAGGGCAACACCCTCACCACCCTCCGCGACGGCGACGTGGTCTGCATCAGCGCCGGCGGGCTGCGCGGCATCGCTGCCGAACTCGCCCACCTGCTCCTCACCGAACTCGGTGCGGGCAACTGGCAGATCGCCGTCGGCCGTACCCAACCTGGTGTGCACGGTCTGGCCACCTCCCTCGACGAGGCCCGCCACACCCTCGACTACGCCATCAGGCTCGGCTTCACCACGCCCGTACTCAATGCTGCCGACCTGCTGGTCTTCCCCGTGCTGCTGCGTGACCGCGACGCCATCACCGACCTGGTGACGACGGTCCTCGGGCCACTGACCACGGCGCGCGGCGGTGCCGAGCCGTACCTGGAGACCCTGACCGTGCTCTTCGACAACCAGGGCAACCACACCGCGACCGCGCGGCAGATGCACCTGTCCGTCCGCGCGATCACCTACCGTCTCGACCGCATCCGCGAGCTGACCGGCTACCACCCCGGCGAGCCGACCCAACGGTTCACGCTGCAAACAGCCGTACTCGGCGCTCGACTCCTCGCTTGGCCGCCATAG